The Spirochaetaceae bacterium nucleotide sequence GTGGATCGTCCCCATGACCTGACGGCACTGTGCCGGGACACCGGCGGCGAGCAGCAGCCGATAGAACTCGATACCCTCGTCGCGCAGCGGATCGCACTCGTTCACGCTGATGACGGTCGCCGGCAGGCCCTTCACGTCCTCGATGGCCGCGAATCCGGGCCAGGCCAGCGGGTTGCCGGCTCTCAACTGCTCGATGCCGTAGGCGATCGCGCCGCGGTTGTTGTGCAGTTCCAGCAGGATGCCGTTGTTCACGGTCGACGACGGATGCTTCGGGAGCGGCCACCTGCCGGCGATGTACGGGCACAGCGCATAGAGGCCCTGGACCAGCCCGATGGCGCCGTCGCGCAACAGCTTGAGACCCGTGGCGAGGGTCAGATTCCCGCCGCCGCTGTCCCCGGCGACAATGATCCGGGACGCATCGATGCCGAGTTCGGCGGCGTTCCCGCGACCCATTTCAAGCCCGACACGCAGTCATTGAGACCGGCGGGGAACGGCTCGATCTCCGGCACGGAGGAGGGCGTCAGCGCGTTGCGAAAGTCCACCATTGCGACCGCTACGCCGCGGGCGGCGATGATCTTGCCCCAGGCGCGGTAGTTGCCTTGCAGAAAGGACCCCGACTGCATCCCGCCGCCGTGGATGTAATACACGCACGGCATCGCCTCGGCGCTGTCGGGCCGGATGAGCCGGATGTTGATCATGTTGCCGTCGGGCTCGGAGGCCAGCTTACAAGTGGTGATGGCCAGCCCCGCCGATGGCGCGATTTCCTCCGTGTCGCACCGTTCCAGGAA carries:
- a CDS encoding alpha/beta hydrolase fold domain-containing protein, with translation MGRGNAAELGIDASRIIVAGDSGGGNLTLATGLKLLRDGAIGLVQGLYALCPYIAGRWPLPKHPSSTVNNGILLELHNNRGAIAYGIEQLRAGNPLAWPGFAAIEDVKGLPATVISVNECDPLRDEGIEFYRLLLAAGVPAQCRQVMGTIHATEIFPIAAPEVSRETARSIADFCRGTTRRGASAVGATCTSDRGSDGRP
- a CDS encoding alpha/beta hydrolase, encoding MPTIRDDARIDPRIRIVFGAFPAPANPGDATSREQLVEEAGSEEAAAMRERWEAFLERCDTEEIAPSAGLAITTCKLASEPDGNMINIRLIRPDSAEAMPCVYYIHGGGMQSGSFLQGNYRAWGKIIAARGVAVAMVDFRNALTPSSVPEIEPFPAGLNDCVSGLKWVAGTPPNSASMRPGSLSPGTAAAGI